From the Novosphingobium terrae genome, one window contains:
- a CDS encoding WGR domain-containing protein yields MTLTNDLFEHRRISLRAIDPARNMARHYAIDTSRDLFGAIIVDYRWGRIGTRGQHRQAVFEVEADAEHFIAGLLKRRSRSTRRLGVAYLPYQ; encoded by the coding sequence ATGACCCTGACCAACGATCTTTTCGAGCATCGCCGGATCAGCTTGCGGGCGATTGATCCCGCGCGGAACATGGCGCGGCATTATGCCATCGACACCAGTCGCGATCTCTTTGGCGCCATCATAGTTGATTACCGCTGGGGACGGATCGGTACGCGGGGGCAGCACCGGCAGGCTGTGTTCGAGGTGGAGGCCGACGCGGAGCATTTCATTGCGGGTTTATTGAAGCGGCGGAGCAGGTCCACACGGCGTCTCGGCGTGGCATATCTACCCTACCAATAA
- a CDS encoding Shedu immune nuclease family protein, whose translation MPSVRPSVFNQRARADGGPFLIIETNEEHEGFSVDVLFTDTPPAERIGHYPVERLLRVSPDLLQIYPLNVRPDSPDYLKPRYGNLDTIALGRRIDHPYPIPTTIEEVEGLLELLPDGFAKDFRLGLGLLWEYRSICETLEAQGHVKLLIVHGGHETTLVGSSFTLGIRHFHEMRKEINRISTRYQREARRDKQLHAYHELLHAADPVKFPRLKKTLRADAIADATGGGRDRVTLSKRDRSATVGLVRSNLAALAEAEPDALLSLRTEIEEVTLEQLIARFAEMLDKPLPEAKWQTFLTQNPFILSLAFAVPAIVVEEQAYVGGKRLNGRGGSVIDFLVASASTGNLAIVEIKRPATELLGAKPYRPEVYAASAELSGTIAQVLDQRVKLQRELPMLKDEPGRGDIQDNGIRCIIVAGRTPRSGSQRRSLELIRGTMTGVSVITFDELLGRLCEIRAALGAKVEPPKPAPWS comes from the coding sequence ATGCCGTCGGTGCGCCCTTCGGTCTTCAACCAACGCGCGCGCGCGGACGGCGGCCCCTTCCTGATCATCGAGACGAACGAGGAGCACGAAGGCTTCAGTGTCGACGTGCTCTTCACCGACACGCCGCCCGCCGAACGCATCGGCCACTACCCGGTCGAACGGCTTCTCAGGGTGTCGCCGGACCTGTTGCAGATCTACCCGCTCAACGTTCGCCCCGACAGCCCGGACTATCTGAAGCCGCGCTATGGGAATCTCGATACGATCGCGCTCGGCCGGCGGATAGACCACCCCTATCCAATCCCGACCACCATAGAGGAGGTCGAGGGGCTTCTCGAACTGTTACCCGATGGCTTCGCAAAGGACTTCAGGCTGGGCCTCGGATTGCTTTGGGAATATCGCTCAATCTGCGAGACGCTCGAAGCTCAGGGCCATGTCAAATTGCTAATCGTGCATGGCGGTCATGAGACGACACTGGTCGGATCGTCGTTCACACTGGGCATCCGCCACTTCCATGAGATGCGCAAGGAGATTAACCGGATCAGCACGCGCTACCAGCGCGAGGCGCGGCGCGACAAGCAACTCCATGCCTACCACGAACTGCTCCACGCAGCCGACCCGGTGAAGTTTCCTCGGTTGAAGAAGACGCTGCGCGCCGACGCGATCGCCGATGCGACCGGCGGCGGTCGCGACCGAGTCACCCTGTCCAAGCGGGACCGCAGCGCGACTGTCGGTTTGGTCCGCTCGAACCTGGCGGCATTGGCCGAGGCCGAACCGGACGCGCTGCTGTCGCTCAGGACCGAAATCGAGGAAGTGACTCTCGAGCAACTAATCGCACGGTTTGCTGAAATGCTCGACAAGCCGCTGCCCGAGGCCAAATGGCAGACTTTCCTGACGCAGAACCCGTTCATCCTCAGCCTCGCCTTCGCGGTGCCCGCGATCGTGGTCGAGGAGCAGGCCTATGTCGGCGGGAAACGTTTGAACGGGCGCGGCGGATCGGTCATCGATTTTCTCGTGGCGTCGGCCTCGACCGGCAACTTAGCGATCGTGGAGATCAAGCGACCGGCGACGGAACTGCTCGGCGCAAAACCGTATCGCCCTGAGGTGTACGCGGCCTCGGCAGAGCTCTCCGGGACGATTGCCCAAGTGCTAGATCAACGGGTCAAGCTGCAACGTGAGTTGCCGATGCTGAAGGACGAGCCGGGGCGGGGCGACATTCAGGACAATGGCATTCGCTGCATCATCGTCGCTGGGCGGACGCCGAGGAGCGGTTCGCAGCGCCGCTCTCTCGAACTAATTCGAGGCACTATGACCGGAGTATCGGTGATCACGTTCGACGAACTGCTCGGACGGTTGTGCGAGATTCGCGCAGCGCTCGGTGCGAAAGTCGAGCCTCCCAAGCCCGCCCCTTGGAGCTAA
- a CDS encoding TrlF family AAA-like ATPase, with the protein MVVEALAALSSGAKFFRGDLHIHSYGASHDVKDPTATPAAIVDTAQSEGLSIVALTDHNEISNVAAAIEAGRAAGVFVVPGVELSTPEGHLLCYAPTADALERFFNRLQVADRRTSQCRCQTGMLQCLDLLAAEGGFGVIAHIELDGAFESNVARFTPAKFDILCHPALQGIEVTKADCPILYDGRDTDADRRKVALERIRRLGLGSEQYLARILNSDAHTLNAVGRNANRDQRITRFKMETPSFEGLRLALETADTRVRIEEGLPAIVPVVQAVQFQGSFLDGEAINFSSNLTCIIGGRGSGKSTMFESVCLLGGPPSADVTVIDSDVWPNIVSLCYVDETGQQHNLGRSKFGDVENLEEPASGASVFPIESYRQGATNEISKRVQDDPLALLTFLDKLIQVEKEIDTEDAIREELGELAPKITKAAGNVARIPEREKELKLKSDQLQRLRDGKGVEVIKLQQQLVSEKRARTAIETALAKLGVAVTSEAITTITADIRASVADHEIELGAPEATKIATDTGTYETAVTGSTDALKKVTADYVADVKAQIIAWRAKETATQTQIEQKKQELLKHGIRLDMPFIQKLVSDEATARENVKNLKTWVPELARLRKEHADLLKRRWAARQIVARHRQAFAIRASEALKGTLSDLFVTLKFDESALAPDAERLIIDAMGWRTLQHLKARALINELTLPVLLECLRKRDTKPITALRNAEPKQAVFAQNEAELLLDRISAPELLSQLETVAVHDQPKLNVTKKMPGIGGMSKFVPRDFKKLSLGQQQSVLLALMLTSESRAPLIVDQPEDNLDSEFIYKTLVPVIRAAKERRQVIVVTHNANIAVLGDAELIVALKATAEKATVVTRGSIDHPPTCEAACNILEGSREAFDRRAAVYGIARGG; encoded by the coding sequence GTGGTTGTCGAAGCACTTGCGGCATTGAGCAGCGGAGCCAAATTTTTTCGCGGCGACTTGCACATCCACAGTTACGGTGCGTCGCACGACGTCAAGGATCCGACGGCTACCCCGGCGGCTATCGTGGATACTGCGCAATCCGAAGGTCTTTCGATTGTAGCGCTGACCGATCACAATGAGATCTCGAATGTAGCCGCCGCGATCGAGGCTGGTCGAGCCGCCGGCGTGTTCGTTGTCCCCGGCGTCGAACTCTCGACGCCGGAGGGGCATCTGCTCTGCTACGCGCCCACAGCTGACGCGCTAGAGCGGTTCTTCAACAGGCTTCAAGTTGCGGACCGGCGCACCAGCCAATGCCGCTGCCAGACTGGAATGCTTCAATGCCTAGACCTTCTCGCAGCGGAAGGTGGCTTTGGCGTTATCGCGCATATCGAGTTGGACGGGGCCTTCGAGTCGAACGTCGCGCGCTTCACCCCGGCCAAGTTCGACATCCTGTGTCATCCAGCACTTCAGGGCATCGAGGTGACAAAGGCAGACTGCCCGATACTCTATGACGGTCGCGACACGGATGCCGATCGCCGGAAGGTCGCGCTTGAGCGAATCAGACGCCTGGGGCTGGGTTCCGAGCAGTATCTCGCGCGAATCCTCAACAGTGACGCGCATACCCTCAACGCTGTCGGTCGGAACGCCAATCGTGATCAGCGCATCACCCGTTTCAAGATGGAGACGCCAAGTTTCGAGGGCCTGCGGCTGGCTCTGGAGACCGCCGACACGCGCGTGCGGATCGAGGAAGGTCTTCCCGCGATCGTGCCAGTGGTTCAGGCAGTGCAATTCCAGGGCTCGTTCCTTGATGGCGAAGCAATCAATTTCAGCTCGAACCTCACCTGCATCATCGGCGGCCGCGGCAGCGGTAAATCGACCATGTTCGAAAGTGTGTGCCTGCTCGGGGGACCGCCGAGTGCAGATGTGACGGTGATCGACAGCGACGTATGGCCGAACATCGTCTCGCTTTGCTATGTCGATGAGACAGGCCAGCAGCATAACCTCGGTCGCAGCAAATTCGGCGATGTCGAAAATCTCGAGGAGCCGGCGAGCGGTGCTTCCGTTTTCCCCATCGAAAGCTATCGTCAGGGCGCAACCAACGAGATCAGCAAGAGGGTGCAGGACGATCCGCTCGCACTCCTCACATTCCTCGACAAGCTCATCCAGGTTGAGAAGGAGATCGACACCGAGGATGCGATCCGCGAGGAACTAGGCGAGCTTGCACCCAAGATCACCAAGGCCGCTGGAAACGTTGCGCGTATCCCGGAGCGAGAAAAAGAGCTGAAGCTCAAAAGCGACCAGCTCCAGCGCCTGCGCGACGGTAAAGGCGTGGAGGTAATCAAGCTCCAGCAGCAGCTCGTTAGCGAGAAGCGGGCACGCACCGCGATCGAGACTGCACTTGCGAAGTTGGGCGTTGCCGTGACGAGCGAGGCAATCACGACGATCACCGCTGACATTCGGGCGTCGGTCGCCGATCATGAGATTGAGCTTGGCGCGCCCGAGGCAACGAAGATCGCGACCGATACCGGCACCTATGAGACGGCCGTAACGGGATCGACTGACGCGCTCAAGAAGGTGACCGCAGACTATGTTGCGGACGTGAAGGCGCAGATCATCGCATGGCGTGCGAAGGAGACGGCGACCCAGACCCAGATCGAACAGAAAAAGCAGGAGCTCCTCAAGCACGGCATCCGGCTCGATATGCCCTTCATTCAGAAGCTGGTTTCCGATGAGGCGACTGCGCGCGAAAATGTCAAAAACCTCAAGACCTGGGTTCCGGAACTCGCGCGACTGCGTAAGGAGCATGCCGACCTTCTGAAGCGCCGCTGGGCCGCCCGGCAGATCGTGGCTAGACACCGCCAGGCATTCGCGATCCGCGCGTCTGAAGCGCTCAAGGGGACGCTGTCGGATCTGTTCGTCACGCTGAAGTTTGACGAAAGCGCGCTCGCGCCCGACGCGGAGCGACTGATCATCGACGCGATGGGGTGGCGGACTCTTCAACACCTGAAAGCGCGGGCACTCATCAACGAGCTCACCCTCCCCGTCCTGCTCGAATGCCTGCGCAAGCGCGACACCAAGCCGATTACTGCGCTCCGCAACGCAGAGCCGAAGCAGGCAGTTTTTGCGCAGAACGAGGCTGAGCTTTTGCTCGATAGGATCAGCGCCCCCGAACTGCTGAGTCAGCTCGAAACCGTTGCCGTCCATGACCAGCCCAAGCTCAACGTCACGAAGAAAATGCCGGGCATCGGCGGGATGTCCAAGTTCGTCCCGCGCGATTTCAAGAAGCTGTCGCTCGGCCAGCAGCAGTCGGTATTGCTCGCGCTAATGCTCACCAGTGAGAGCCGGGCGCCGCTTATTGTCGATCAGCCGGAAGATAATCTCGACAGTGAGTTCATCTATAAAACGTTGGTGCCGGTGATCCGTGCGGCCAAGGAGCGCCGGCAGGTGATCGTCGTCACCCATAATGCCAATATCGCGGTGCTGGGCGATGCCGAGCTGATCGTGGCGCTTAAAGCGACAGCGGAGAAGGCGACGGTCGTCACTCGTGGGTCGATCGATCACCCGCCGACTTGCGAGGCTGCCTGCAACATCCTCGAAGGTTCGCGCGAAGCGTTCGACCGGCGAGCAGCGGTTTATGGGATCGCCCGGGGTGGCTGA
- a CDS encoding isocitrate lyase/PEP mutase family protein yields the protein MQEPELDIPAVRRGRRSWQKLLEGEGLLQLPAAHDALTAKLIERAGFPAYQVGGFALVGARYGRPDVDLEHFGEKNRAVQDVIDGCALPVLVDGDDGYGDAKNVTRTVRGYEALGASAIFLEDQTAPKRCGHMAGKSVIPRKDMVAKIRAAVSARQNDDTFILARTDAIAPEGVESAIARAQAYLDAGAHGAYVEGPISVQQLERVGKALHDAPLATSVLERGGVTPWLSPEDFRQMGFSMILYPTSVLFQIARASARALANLRAGRPLDPDASIDMQAFEDLVDLPQWAKIESVFPVGQD from the coding sequence ATGCAGGAGCCCGAACTGGACATCCCCGCTGTGCGGCGGGGAAGGAGAAGCTGGCAGAAGCTGCTGGAAGGCGAGGGCTTGCTGCAACTTCCCGCTGCTCACGATGCGCTGACGGCCAAACTGATCGAACGTGCCGGGTTTCCCGCCTATCAGGTCGGTGGCTTTGCGCTGGTCGGGGCGCGTTACGGACGTCCCGATGTCGATCTGGAACATTTCGGCGAAAAGAACCGCGCGGTTCAGGATGTGATCGACGGCTGCGCGCTGCCCGTGCTGGTCGATGGCGATGATGGCTATGGCGATGCCAAGAATGTCACCCGGACGGTGCGCGGCTATGAGGCGCTGGGCGCATCGGCCATTTTCCTTGAGGACCAGACCGCGCCCAAGCGCTGTGGCCACATGGCCGGCAAATCGGTTATCCCGCGCAAGGATATGGTGGCGAAGATCCGGGCCGCCGTCTCCGCGCGCCAGAACGATGACACCTTCATCCTCGCCCGCACGGATGCGATCGCACCGGAAGGTGTAGAGAGCGCTATCGCCCGCGCGCAGGCCTATCTCGATGCGGGCGCGCATGGCGCCTACGTCGAAGGGCCCATTTCGGTCCAGCAGCTTGAGCGGGTCGGCAAAGCCCTGCACGACGCGCCTCTGGCCACCAGCGTGCTGGAGCGGGGCGGCGTCACGCCCTGGCTCTCGCCGGAGGATTTCCGGCAGATGGGCTTCTCGATGATCCTCTATCCTACGAGCGTGCTGTTCCAGATCGCCCGCGCCAGCGCGCGGGCCCTGGCCAATCTGCGCGCCGGTCGGCCGCTGGACCCGGATGCCAGCATCGACATGCAGGCCTTCGAGGATCTGGTCGACCTACCGCAATGGGCAAAGATCGAGAGCGTGTTTCCGGTCGGGCAAGACTAA
- a CDS encoding thiamine pyrophosphate-requiring protein: MSEMTSDFFVQRLKAWGVTRIYGYAGDGINGVLGALQRAETEGEGIEFIQVRHEEMAAFMATAHAKFTGELGVCLSTGGPGATHLITGLYDAQLDHVPVLAIAGQAETTVRGASYQQELNLDRMFSDVAAYVQEVSAPAQARHVTDRAIRIAIAGREVSVVILPKDVQDTPYEAPAQKHGFTRSGTGYSVPSVVPKAGDLERAADILNAGGKVAILIGAGARGAAPEIIETARVLGAGVAKALLGKDVLPDDLPLVTGAIGLLGTKPSSDMMTECDTLLLIGTGFPWAEFLPKDGQARAVQIDLSPAMLGLRYPVDVNLHGDAAETLRALLPLLHRKEDRGWQDEIEKGVIAWWKVLEERAMAAANPVNPQRVVWEMSPRLPADAIVTSDSGSCANWYARDYRVKAGQRASLSGGLASMGAAVPYAIAAKFAHPLRPVVALVGDGAMQMNNLAELITVQKYWRRWADPRFVVCVFNNGDLNEVTWEQRVMEGNPRFPTTQDIPDVRYARFAEMLGLGGIYVNNPEQLGAAWQAALTADRPTVIEVKTDPEVAPFPPHLTLEQAKGFMSAMVKGDKGIGAVIADTARQLINEVKG, encoded by the coding sequence ATGAGCGAGATGACCAGCGATTTCTTCGTCCAGCGGCTCAAAGCGTGGGGCGTGACGCGCATTTATGGCTATGCGGGCGATGGCATCAACGGTGTGCTGGGCGCTCTCCAGCGGGCCGAAACGGAGGGGGAGGGGATCGAGTTCATCCAGGTCCGCCATGAGGAAATGGCGGCCTTCATGGCCACGGCCCATGCCAAATTCACAGGTGAGCTTGGGGTGTGCCTGTCCACCGGCGGGCCGGGCGCGACGCATCTCATCACCGGGCTCTATGATGCCCAGCTTGACCATGTGCCGGTGCTGGCCATAGCCGGGCAGGCGGAAACCACGGTGCGCGGGGCCAGCTATCAGCAGGAGCTCAACCTCGACCGCATGTTTTCCGATGTGGCGGCCTATGTGCAGGAGGTTTCGGCCCCGGCGCAGGCGCGTCATGTGACGGACCGGGCCATCCGCATTGCCATCGCCGGGCGCGAGGTCTCGGTGGTCATCCTGCCCAAGGATGTGCAGGACACGCCCTATGAGGCGCCCGCGCAGAAGCATGGCTTCACCCGGTCGGGAACCGGCTATTCGGTGCCCTCGGTGGTGCCGAAGGCGGGCGATCTCGAACGCGCGGCCGACATCCTCAACGCCGGCGGCAAGGTGGCCATCCTGATCGGCGCGGGCGCACGCGGCGCGGCGCCCGAGATCATCGAGACGGCGCGCGTGCTGGGGGCAGGGGTGGCCAAGGCGCTGTTGGGCAAGGATGTGCTGCCCGACGACCTGCCCTTAGTCACCGGCGCCATCGGACTGCTGGGGACGAAGCCCTCCTCGGACATGATGACGGAATGCGACACGCTGCTGCTGATCGGCACCGGCTTTCCCTGGGCGGAGTTCCTCCCCAAGGACGGTCAGGCCCGCGCCGTCCAGATCGATCTCAGCCCGGCCATGCTGGGCCTGCGCTATCCAGTCGATGTGAACCTGCATGGCGATGCCGCCGAGACATTGCGCGCCCTGTTGCCTCTGCTCCATCGCAAGGAGGATCGTGGCTGGCAGGACGAGATCGAGAAAGGCGTCATTGCCTGGTGGAAGGTGCTCGAGGAACGCGCCATGGCGGCGGCCAATCCGGTCAATCCGCAGCGCGTCGTCTGGGAAATGTCGCCACGCCTGCCTGCCGATGCCATCGTGACCTCGGACTCCGGGTCCTGCGCCAACTGGTATGCGCGAGACTATCGCGTCAAGGCGGGCCAGCGTGCTTCGCTGTCGGGTGGGCTCGCCTCGATGGGCGCGGCGGTGCCTTATGCCATCGCCGCCAAGTTTGCCCATCCCTTGCGGCCTGTCGTGGCGCTGGTAGGCGACGGGGCGATGCAGATGAACAATCTGGCCGAACTCATCACCGTGCAGAAATACTGGCGCCGCTGGGCCGATCCGCGCTTCGTGGTTTGCGTGTTCAACAACGGCGACCTCAATGAGGTGACCTGGGAACAGCGGGTGATGGAGGGCAATCCGCGCTTCCCCACCACCCAGGACATTCCCGATGTGCGCTATGCGCGCTTTGCCGAAATGCTGGGCCTTGGCGGCATCTATGTGAACAATCCCGAGCAACTGGGCGCGGCATGGCAGGCGGCCCTGACCGCCGACCGCCCAACGGTGATCGAGGTCAAGACCGATCCTGAGGTCGCGCCTTTTCCGCCGCATCTGACGCTGGAACAAGCCAAGGGTTTCATGAGCGCCATGGTCAAGGGCGACAAGGGGATCGGCGCGGTGATCGCCGACACCGCGCGCCAACTCATCAATGAGGTCAAAGGGTGA
- a CDS encoding zinc-dependent alcohol dehydrogenase: MKAVVFHAIGDIRIEDVPEPAIEAPTDAIVRLTASAICGTDLHFVRGTFSGLDKGQILGHEGVGIVESLGEGVASIKVGQRVIIPSTIGCGHCQYCDQQFYAQCDNANPGGKLAGTAFFGGPAAAGGYKGLQAEKARVPWADTNLVPVPDEISDDQAILMSDILPTAWFGADLADIEQGDDVVVFGCGPVGQLAIASAMVMGGRVIAVDRLPDRLDMARRQGAQTINFDEVDPVEAIRALTGGDGARRIIDAVGIDAQHAHDGPAEPGLPGKLADAVEQRLIEPAVKTLGRHFIGGDGPTQVSRWAVEAIAKGGTLAIIGVYPPSDTHFPIGQAMNKNITIRMGNCNHRRYYDVLIDHVRSGRLDPTKILTQTEPMTGAIEAYEAFDARQPGWMKVELEPSA, translated from the coding sequence ATGAAGGCCGTTGTCTTCCACGCCATTGGCGACATCCGCATCGAGGACGTGCCCGAGCCCGCAATCGAGGCCCCGACCGATGCCATCGTCCGGCTGACCGCCAGCGCCATTTGCGGCACCGACCTGCATTTCGTGCGCGGCACCTTCAGCGGACTCGACAAGGGCCAGATCCTGGGTCACGAGGGCGTCGGCATCGTCGAGAGCCTTGGCGAAGGCGTGGCCTCGATCAAGGTCGGCCAGCGGGTGATTATCCCCTCGACGATCGGCTGCGGCCATTGTCAATATTGCGACCAGCAGTTCTACGCCCAATGTGACAACGCCAACCCCGGCGGCAAGCTGGCCGGGACGGCCTTCTTCGGCGGCCCAGCGGCGGCGGGCGGCTACAAGGGCCTGCAGGCTGAAAAGGCGCGCGTCCCCTGGGCTGACACCAACCTCGTGCCGGTCCCGGACGAGATCAGCGACGATCAGGCGATCCTGATGAGCGACATTCTCCCCACCGCGTGGTTCGGCGCCGATCTTGCCGACATCGAACAGGGCGACGATGTCGTTGTCTTCGGCTGCGGGCCGGTCGGGCAACTGGCCATTGCCTCGGCAATGGTGATGGGTGGCAGGGTCATTGCGGTCGACCGGCTGCCCGACCGGCTCGACATGGCGCGGCGACAGGGTGCGCAGACGATCAACTTTGATGAGGTCGATCCGGTAGAGGCCATTCGCGCGCTGACCGGCGGCGATGGCGCGCGCCGGATCATCGACGCCGTCGGCATCGACGCGCAGCACGCCCACGACGGTCCCGCTGAACCCGGCTTGCCGGGCAAGCTGGCCGATGCGGTGGAGCAGCGGCTGATCGAGCCGGCCGTCAAGACGCTGGGCCGTCACTTCATCGGCGGAGACGGGCCGACGCAGGTGTCCAGATGGGCGGTCGAGGCCATTGCCAAGGGTGGCACGCTGGCGATCATCGGCGTCTATCCGCCGAGTGACACGCATTTCCCGATCGGTCAGGCGATGAACAAGAATATCACCATCCGCATGGGCAATTGCAACCATCGCCGCTATTACGATGTGCTGATCGATCACGTTCGCTCAGGGCGGCTCGACCCCACGAAAATCCTGACCCAGACCGAGCCGATGACAGGCGCCATCGAGGCCTACGAAGCCTTCGACGCGCGGCAACCGGGCTGGATGAAGGTGGAACTGGAACCCTCGGCATGA
- a CDS encoding SDR family oxidoreductase, translating into MGDDTLSGPSRREVLGATAVGLAVASASPAFAQDKHAPGEPTSERSEAYPKPPFARQQQPWPGLASRMMPRPDHGETSYKGSGRLVGRRALITGGDSGMGRAAAIAFAREGADVAIGYLPPEQSDAEDVAALIRQAGRKAVLLPGDIRSPDFCRKLVADAVAGLGGLDILVNNAARQVSRGSILDIEEQDFDDTFKTNIYANFWITKAAVPHLGPGSAIINTTSVNAYDPGENIIDYAATKGAIMIWTKGLAKQLAKKGIRVNGVAPGPVWTPLQVTGGQTQDKLVTFGEDTPMGRPGQPGELAPLYVALADPMLSYTTGQIFGAVGGNGGP; encoded by the coding sequence ATGGGCGATGATACTCTTTCCGGCCCCTCACGTCGCGAGGTCCTGGGTGCAACCGCCGTCGGCCTCGCCGTCGCCTCGGCAAGTCCTGCCTTCGCGCAGGACAAGCATGCGCCGGGCGAACCGACCAGCGAGCGCTCCGAGGCCTACCCGAAACCTCCCTTCGCTCGCCAGCAACAGCCTTGGCCGGGACTTGCCTCGCGCATGATGCCGCGGCCCGACCATGGCGAGACCAGCTATAAGGGCTCGGGGCGCCTCGTCGGGCGCCGCGCGCTCATCACCGGCGGCGACAGCGGCATGGGACGGGCCGCCGCCATCGCCTTTGCCCGCGAGGGCGCCGATGTCGCCATCGGCTATCTGCCGCCTGAACAGTCCGATGCGGAAGACGTCGCCGCGTTGATCCGGCAGGCGGGTCGCAAGGCGGTGCTGCTGCCCGGCGACATCCGCTCGCCCGATTTCTGCCGCAAACTGGTCGCTGACGCGGTGGCGGGGCTTGGCGGGCTCGACATTCTGGTCAACAATGCCGCGCGGCAGGTCAGCCGGGGCTCGATCCTCGATATCGAGGAGCAGGACTTCGACGACACGTTCAAGACCAACATCTATGCCAATTTCTGGATCACCAAGGCGGCCGTTCCGCATCTGGGGCCGGGGTCGGCGATCATCAACACCACCTCGGTCAACGCTTATGATCCGGGCGAAAACATCATCGATTATGCCGCGACCAAGGGCGCCATCATGATCTGGACCAAGGGGCTGGCCAAGCAGCTGGCCAAGAAAGGTATCCGCGTCAACGGCGTGGCGCCGGGACCCGTCTGGACGCCGCTGCAAGTGACCGGCGGACAGACGCAGGACAAGCTCGTCACCTTCGGCGAGGACACGCCCATGGGGCGCCCGGGCCAGCCTGGTGAACTGGCCCCGCTCTATGTTGCGCTGGCTGATCCGATGCTCAGCTACACCACGGGACAGATCTTCGGCGCCGTGGGTGGGAATGGCGGGCCGTGA
- a CDS encoding DUF4142 domain-containing protein produces MTVNKLYWLALPALVLSACHKAPETAQAAASSDEAMAADSTNSVAPADGVPTLTSSDAASDVRAADVPGNTAATYLAKAGAADLFEIEASRAVLKTTQDPSVETFAKTMIADHEESTTMLKRAAKAAGIAAPAPHLMPDQQQSLDAIKAAKGKDADHVYQGAQRDAHAAALALHKNYAANGDTPQLKIVAGKIVPVVEHHIAMLDKMSG; encoded by the coding sequence TAAGGCCCCTGAGACGGCGCAGGCCGCCGCCTCCAGTGACGAGGCCATGGCTGCGGACTCGACAAACTCAGTCGCTCCTGCCGATGGGGTGCCGACGCTTACGTCATCAGACGCGGCCTCGGATGTGCGCGCCGCCGACGTGCCAGGCAACACTGCGGCAACCTATCTGGCCAAGGCGGGAGCGGCTGATCTGTTCGAGATCGAAGCCTCGCGCGCCGTGCTCAAAACGACACAGGATCCGAGTGTCGAAACATTCGCCAAGACGATGATCGCGGATCACGAAGAGTCGACGACCATGCTCAAGAGAGCGGCCAAGGCGGCCGGGATCGCCGCACCGGCTCCGCATCTGATGCCCGACCAGCAGCAAAGCCTGGATGCGATCAAGGCCGCCAAGGGCAAGGATGCTGATCACGTCTATCAAGGGGCGCAGCGCGACGCTCATGCCGCCGCGCTGGCCTTGCACAAAAACTATGCCGCCAATGGCGACACGCCGCAGCTCAAGATCGTCGCCGGCAAGATCGTACCGGTGGTCGAGCATCATATCGCCATGCTCGACAAGATGAGCGGCTAA